A window of the Cystobacter fuscus genome harbors these coding sequences:
- a CDS encoding vWA domain-containing protein, with protein MTLKTFSRPALGAALALSMFAAPHALAGDPPPAPPAQVQPQQQTPPPPAPPRQEAQPRIDLVFVLDTTGSMSGLIEGAKQKIFSIASRIAQGKPTPRVRVGLVAYRDVGDEYVTRWTDLTDDLDGVFTHLRQLRADGGGDTPEHVGRGLGEAVSKLSWDPSRETMKLIFLVGDAPPAQREKQWNFQHWVKRAAEQHIVVNTVRCGSDPETQTQWKYAAKTTDGLYESLEQSGGMAAVVTPYDAELARVNAELARKTMYAGKKEAREANQARAGQMAELPAEAAAERIQFMKTTRGRGKGAAAAAVSSAPAPVQGAVDLTAQPEALAGVADDELPGELRALDTAGRAAKVKQLADERKDLEEKAAKLAAERDSWRAKNVADKQDAFDANVMKSVKAKAAAHGLSY; from the coding sequence ATGACCCTGAAGACCTTCTCGCGCCCCGCGCTCGGGGCCGCGCTCGCCCTCTCCATGTTCGCCGCGCCCCACGCCCTCGCGGGTGACCCTCCCCCGGCCCCGCCCGCCCAGGTCCAGCCCCAACAACAGACGCCCCCGCCTCCCGCGCCCCCACGGCAGGAGGCCCAGCCGAGGATCGATCTGGTCTTCGTCCTGGACACCACGGGCTCCATGAGCGGGCTCATCGAGGGCGCCAAGCAGAAGATCTTCTCCATCGCGTCGCGCATCGCCCAGGGCAAGCCCACGCCTCGGGTGCGGGTGGGACTGGTGGCCTACCGGGACGTGGGCGACGAGTACGTCACCCGGTGGACGGATCTCACGGACGACCTGGATGGCGTCTTCACGCACCTGCGCCAGCTCCGGGCGGATGGCGGCGGGGACACGCCCGAGCACGTGGGACGCGGCCTGGGCGAGGCGGTGTCGAAGCTGTCGTGGGACCCGAGCCGCGAGACGATGAAGCTCATCTTCCTGGTGGGAGACGCGCCGCCCGCGCAGCGCGAGAAGCAATGGAACTTCCAGCACTGGGTGAAGCGGGCGGCGGAGCAGCACATCGTGGTGAACACGGTGCGCTGTGGAAGCGACCCCGAGACCCAGACGCAATGGAAGTACGCGGCGAAGACGACGGACGGGTTGTACGAATCCCTGGAGCAGTCGGGCGGCATGGCGGCGGTGGTGACGCCCTATGACGCGGAGCTGGCCCGGGTGAACGCGGAGCTGGCGCGCAAGACGATGTACGCGGGGAAGAAGGAAGCGCGCGAGGCGAACCAGGCCCGGGCCGGACAGATGGCGGAGCTGCCCGCGGAAGCCGCGGCCGAGCGCATCCAGTTCATGAAGACGACCCGGGGCCGGGGCAAGGGGGCCGCCGCCGCCGCGGTGAGCAGCGCGCCCGCGCCGGTGCAGGGCGCGGTGGACCTGACGGCGCAGCCCGAGGCCCTCGCCGGCGTGGCGGACGACGAGCTGCCCGGGGAACTGCGCGCGCTGGACACGGCGGGCCGCGCGGCGAAGGTCAAACAACTCGCCGACGAGCGCAAGGACCTGGAGGAGAAGGCCGCGAAGCTGGCGGCGGAGCGCGACTCCTGGCGCGCGAAGAACGTGGCCGACAAGCAGGACGCCTTCGACGCCAACGTCATGAAGAGCGTGAAGGCGAAGGCCGCCGCGCACGGGCTGAGCTACTGA
- a CDS encoding MFS transporter produces the protein MRASPLEVPARAEPTPGEARAAVSTVFFINGFVFASWVPHIPTVQNRLGLSTSLLGLALLGVAAGALVAMPVTGALVSRWGSRFVTLVSALLLCALVVLPVRALDFPSLVLALVSLGAANGSMDVAMNAHAVAVERRVGRTIMSSFHGLFSLGGLAGAGGSVLLLSRGMPPETHLLGVAAFGGTAVLACARFLLPASADGTGAAHAFALPRGPLLVFGAAAFVVMMVEGAMADWSAVYLRQSLGAEAGLAGAGYAGFSLAMAMGRLTGDRLVSGLGPRVLLGVGALLAAGGLGAALLLHHPVAAIVGFGCVGLGLSNLVPVLFSAAGRVSSIPAAVGIAAVSTTGYGGFLVGPPLVGLLADWTRLPVALGLLVVLLGLIAAGARRVFPDGA, from the coding sequence ATGAGGGCCTCCCCACTCGAAGTCCCGGCGCGCGCCGAGCCCACCCCGGGCGAGGCCCGCGCCGCGGTCTCCACCGTCTTCTTCATCAATGGTTTCGTCTTCGCGAGCTGGGTGCCGCACATCCCCACGGTGCAGAACCGGCTGGGGTTGAGCACGAGCCTGCTGGGACTGGCGCTGTTGGGGGTGGCGGCGGGCGCGCTGGTGGCCATGCCCGTGACGGGAGCGCTGGTGTCGCGCTGGGGCAGCCGCTTCGTCACGCTCGTGAGCGCGCTGCTGCTGTGCGCCCTGGTGGTGTTGCCCGTGCGCGCGCTCGACTTCCCGTCCCTGGTGCTGGCGCTGGTGTCGCTCGGGGCCGCCAACGGCTCCATGGACGTGGCGATGAACGCCCACGCCGTCGCCGTGGAGCGCCGGGTGGGAAGAACCATCATGTCCTCGTTCCATGGCCTGTTCAGCCTGGGCGGCCTGGCGGGCGCGGGAGGCTCCGTGCTGCTGCTCTCCCGGGGGATGCCGCCCGAGACGCACCTGCTGGGAGTGGCGGCGTTCGGGGGCACGGCGGTGCTCGCCTGCGCGCGCTTCCTGCTGCCCGCCTCGGCGGATGGGACGGGGGCCGCGCATGCCTTCGCGCTGCCGCGGGGGCCGCTGCTCGTGTTCGGCGCAGCGGCCTTCGTGGTGATGATGGTGGAGGGAGCCATGGCGGACTGGAGCGCCGTCTACCTGCGCCAATCCCTGGGGGCCGAGGCGGGACTCGCGGGCGCGGGCTACGCGGGCTTCTCGCTGGCCATGGCGATGGGGCGGCTGACGGGGGACCGGCTCGTCAGCGGCCTGGGCCCGAGGGTGCTGCTCGGCGTGGGAGCCCTGCTGGCCGCCGGGGGACTCGGGGCCGCGCTGCTCTTGCACCACCCGGTGGCGGCCATCGTGGGGTTCGGGTGCGTGGGGCTCGGCCTGTCCAACCTCGTCCCCGTGCTGTTCAGCGCGGCGGGCCGGGTCTCCTCCATTCCCGCCGCGGTGGGCATCGCGGCGGTGTCCACGACGGGCTACGGCGGCTTCCTCGTGGGCCCTCCGCTCGTCGGACTGCTCGCGGACTGGACGCGCCTGCCCGTGGCCCTGGGACTGCTCGTGGTGCTCCTCGGCCTCATCGCCGCGGGGGCGCGCCGCGTGTTCCCGGACGGGGCCTGA
- a CDS encoding M4 family metallopeptidase translates to MSHRIRGVVGVTALSLLMSACTEGSGLEGSKAEGVKTLASALGNNVVDKDEAGVARFIVGDLGAAPASSLAADLAPALATIAPQFRISPDNLRLTRSYKDAQGDEHHRYQVSHNGRAIYGGELRLHARAGKIIAANTNVRGDLTGPEKAVVAPEAAAIAAAEDRDAPLSARTAAGEPELFYYRAGDKLLLVYEVRQTGTQADGTPVDDSVLINSLDGSIVQRIPHVHTALDRKMYDGQTKSTLPGVLTRIEGAAPVADAVVNTNYDHLGTVYKCYSELFGRDSINNAGATLISTVHHQVKYVNAFWNGTQMVYGDGDGVNASNLANSLDVTAHELTHAVTEYESDLIYSGESGGLNESWSDIFGAVCEWYRDGKVVSAATWIVGDDVWTPSIPGDGLRYMANPTQDGDSLDYYPDYSSGVDVHYSSGISNLAFYLLSQGGKHPGGKTTTEVTGIGIEKAAKIFYKANADIMTASTSFEQAKVATEQAAQQLGYDAATIASVSNAWKAVGVGVPVPPPPTSPIEKNVPANVEGAKGSKKYFDFDVPEGAYDLQVTLAGGTGDADLYVRYANAPTTSLYDCRPYKSGNNESCTFAAPSNGKWYVLLNGYSAYSGATLTVTWKGGYTNIENRQKVEGLSGTPGSERIFKLAVPARRNGGNNHVQIRLHGGTGNVDLYAQHGSAPNTFEYDCRGVNDHNNETCNLNDVRPGNYYILVYGAKGGFENVTLEVLHQE, encoded by the coding sequence GTGAGTCATCGAATTCGCGGAGTCGTGGGAGTCACCGCCCTGTCGTTGTTGATGAGCGCGTGCACCGAAGGCAGCGGCCTGGAGGGGTCCAAGGCCGAGGGTGTCAAGACTTTGGCGTCGGCGCTTGGCAACAACGTCGTGGACAAGGATGAGGCGGGAGTGGCCCGGTTCATCGTGGGCGACCTGGGCGCCGCCCCGGCCTCCTCGCTGGCCGCGGACCTCGCTCCGGCCCTGGCGACCATCGCGCCCCAGTTCCGCATCAGCCCGGACAACCTGCGGCTCACGCGCTCCTACAAGGACGCGCAGGGTGATGAGCACCACCGCTACCAGGTCAGCCACAACGGGCGGGCCATCTACGGTGGCGAGCTGCGCCTGCACGCGCGCGCCGGGAAGATCATCGCCGCCAACACCAACGTGCGCGGCGACCTGACGGGCCCGGAGAAGGCGGTGGTGGCTCCCGAGGCCGCCGCCATCGCGGCCGCCGAGGACCGTGACGCCCCGCTGTCCGCGCGCACCGCCGCCGGCGAGCCGGAGCTCTTCTACTACCGCGCGGGCGACAAGCTCCTGCTCGTCTATGAGGTCCGCCAGACGGGGACGCAGGCGGACGGCACGCCGGTGGACGACTCGGTGCTCATCAACTCGCTGGATGGCTCCATCGTCCAGCGCATCCCGCACGTGCACACGGCCCTGGACCGCAAGATGTACGACGGCCAGACCAAGAGCACCCTGCCGGGTGTCCTGACGCGCATCGAGGGCGCGGCTCCCGTGGCCGACGCGGTCGTCAACACCAACTACGACCACCTGGGCACCGTCTACAAGTGCTACAGCGAGCTGTTCGGCCGCGACTCCATCAACAACGCGGGCGCCACGCTCATCAGCACCGTGCACCACCAGGTGAAGTACGTGAACGCCTTCTGGAACGGCACCCAGATGGTCTACGGCGACGGTGACGGCGTCAACGCCAGCAACCTGGCCAACTCGCTGGACGTCACCGCGCACGAGCTCACCCACGCCGTGACCGAGTACGAGTCGGATCTCATCTACTCGGGCGAGTCCGGTGGTCTCAACGAGTCCTGGTCCGACATCTTCGGCGCCGTGTGCGAGTGGTACCGGGACGGCAAGGTCGTCAGCGCCGCCACGTGGATCGTCGGTGACGACGTGTGGACGCCGTCCATCCCCGGCGACGGCCTGCGCTACATGGCCAACCCCACCCAGGACGGTGACTCGCTGGACTACTACCCGGACTACTCCTCCGGCGTGGACGTGCACTACAGCTCGGGCATCTCCAACCTGGCCTTCTACCTGCTGAGCCAGGGTGGCAAGCACCCCGGGGGCAAGACGACCACGGAAGTGACGGGCATCGGCATCGAGAAGGCCGCGAAGATCTTCTACAAGGCCAACGCCGACATCATGACGGCGAGCACCTCGTTCGAGCAGGCCAAGGTCGCCACCGAGCAGGCCGCGCAGCAGCTCGGCTATGACGCGGCCACCATCGCCTCCGTCTCCAACGCCTGGAAGGCCGTGGGTGTGGGCGTGCCCGTGCCTCCTCCGCCCACGTCGCCGATCGAGAAGAACGTGCCGGCCAACGTCGAGGGCGCGAAGGGCTCCAAGAAGTACTTCGACTTCGACGTGCCCGAGGGTGCGTATGACCTCCAGGTCACCCTGGCCGGTGGCACGGGCGACGCGGACCTGTACGTGCGCTACGCCAACGCGCCCACCACCAGCCTGTACGACTGCCGTCCCTACAAGTCCGGCAACAACGAGTCGTGCACCTTCGCCGCGCCGAGCAATGGCAAGTGGTACGTCCTGCTCAACGGCTACAGCGCCTACTCCGGCGCCACGCTGACGGTGACCTGGAAGGGTGGCTACACCAACATCGAGAACCGCCAGAAGGTGGAAGGCCTCTCCGGTACGCCGGGCTCCGAGCGCATCTTCAAGCTCGCGGTTCCCGCTCGCAGGAACGGTGGCAACAACCACGTGCAGATCCGCCTGCACGGCGGCACGGGCAACGTGGACCTGTACGCGCAGCACGGCTCGGCGCCCAACACCTTCGAGTACGACTGCCGCGGCGTGAACGACCACAACAACGAGACGTGCAACCTCAACGACGTGCGCCCGGGCAACTACTACATCCTGGTGTACGGCGCGAAGGGTGGCTTCGAGAACGTGACGCTCGAGGTCCTCCACCAGGAGTAA